The Setaria viridis chromosome 9, Setaria_viridis_v4.0, whole genome shotgun sequence sequence ttttagaatcaagtataatggagaaaatttttatttatatacatgtgttatttagagctcatatttgctattccccctttagtaccagttatttgacccggtactaaaggccccctctAGTATCAAAGTAGCAATACtggttgtacaaccggtactaaaggggggttaggAACCAGTACTGAAGGCACTTTCCCCAGTAGTGTAGGATGCCTGCGTAGCGGtggtggtgtcctcatcattgTCGAAGTTGTGGAGGTAGCGGCGTCCTATCGAGGCTGGCGTCCTCCTACTCGAGTTGGAGTCGGGCAGCCATAGGCCCCACATTGgggaggtggcggtgcagcAATTCTGGATGGCGAGTGCGTGATTTGGGAAGAGGAGGGACCGAGGGAGGGGTGCCAAGGGATGGAggaaggggtggcggcgcggaaACTGGAGAAGGGAACATAAGGTTTGATAGGTTGGGGACTAATAAGTCTTATGGTTGTGTGGGCACTTTGTGTGCAATAGTAGGCTGCGAACATGCGAGGGGCCTGATCTAACTGTACCAACGGATAGTTAAATACAGATTGCAGGATGTGTTGACTGATGGTTAAATAGAGAATCTAAACATATATACCGATCCATGCTTAGAGAAACTTGATTTACCAACTGATGGTCTGTTAGAGAACTTTAGCAACTAACGGTTCTATGGTAACTTCTTATTTTAGCTGACTCACGTAATTTTTGATTGTGGTACAGTGCATGCACCATCAAAAGTCAACCCATGAAACATCTTAAAGCATCTTGTGTAACATAAAAAAATCATTACTACAACACCATAAATTAACTACCGTAACAATGAACAATCCACTAACAAAGCAGCATAGAGGGGCTCTAGTAGTCTAGTGCTGCGTGATGGCAGGGACGAGAATAAAAGTGAAATTCTAGAGGAGGTCGATGTTGAAATTCATACGTCATACCACACAAAGGATGCGAGATGAAACTCATTGCGATCACAAGTACCCGTAATAATAACCGTACAAAAAAATTTAACGTTCCGCCATCTTGGCTTTGATTCACCGAAGTCGTCGGCAACACGGAGGACTCGCCACCGCTGCGCGACCTGCGACGGTGCGAGAGCGCCACAGCACGGGCAGAGCCGCAGAGGAACGGAGTGGGAGCACGGGAGCAGCGCAGCAGCTTTTCTTGGTTCGGTCGTCGCCCTTGACCACCACGTGTCGCCCGTCCACCGGCGCCTCCCGCTCTCAGGCTCTGGCCTTCCGCACCGGGCAAACAACCTCTGCTGCGCTTCTCCCGTGGCACCAACGACCAACCACCCACCGCATCCGCGTCTCGACGCGCCTCCCGGTCTCTCGCTATTTGGTCAACCGGGCTGTTTACACGATGCCATTCCAGATCATACATTGCAGGGTAGTCTCTCCTCTTACACTGTGTTTCCATGACTGTAAATTCGAATCCTCTTGTTCATCAAGTTACTGAGGTGAAATACTCGTATATTGCTTTCAGCCCAACACCATTTTCTGTGGCATTAGAACTCCACCGAATGGTGCTGTTATTTACCGTTCATTGAAGTGCATGAAGCTACTCATTAAGGCCAGTATTTTCCTTCACTCTCTCTGTTCAACTACCACTATGCTAGCTATTATTTTTCTTACTGAAACCATATGTGccatttttgtttcctttttaaaTATTGTTGTACAATCCTTGACAGGCTGGTGCTGATGTTAATGGCAAAGGTACTGCTGCATCTCCTCTAGTGGTTGCTACAGGGCATGGAGGATATAACAACTTCATTCGCTTACTGTTAAAGGCTGGAGCTGACCCTAATATTCCAGATGATGTAGGTAGAATATCTTTTCTAGATGTTCTCCCGATTTTTATATCTGTTCCACTCAGTTTTATTTAAGGTTCTGATGATACTGAGTATTTTTCAACTTCTCTGACATGTTGGGGAGCTGTTCTAGCAGTGTTGGATTGCTTTGACAAGACACTTCTATTAAGCGATTGTAGCTCATTGATAATTTCAATCTAGTAAATATATGCCCCCTCCTTTTGTAGTTGGGTAAGCTGCCAATTGAGCTTGCTGCGGCACGTGATTGCAGAGAAGAAGTTGAAATTCTGTTTCCCTTGACCTCACCAATTCCCAATGTCAGAAACTGGAGTGTTGATGGAATAATCTCTGGTGCGAATTTGGAAAAGGCAAAGCCAATGGTATGTTATGTGTAGCTGGAATGCTTTTGTCATACAAAATATTGCTTGAATGCTGTAGATAGGCTGCTCTCATGTAATACTCCTTTGGAGGAGCAAAACCCTTTTTATCCCTCAATTATGATACTTGTTTTTGAACCTTTAATTTTGCATTATTCCATTTGGATCTCTTATTGCTCAAATGTGGTACTGTACCTCTAATACCTTGACTTTCAGCTGTATTCCACATAGAAGTACCCCCTATATCAATAAATTTAAGTATATAACTAATCAGTATATTGCACGTTCTACCAATATGTCAGTTTAAACAGTTTAGTTTGGAATGCATGCTGAAAAGCCATCTGCAATACCAATTTTTTTCATCCCGTCCTAGTATCACATATTGGATTTCTATGATTGATGAATATCAGAGGCTCTAAGCTGTTTTGAGGCTTTGAAATCTCAAGATGTCAGCATGTGCACTTCAATTGCTGCATAAGCATGTGGAAGATGTATCCAACTTAGCTACCGTCCTATTAGTGATgcaagtttcttttcttttcttttttttgatgTTGTGGAAATCATGCTGAACAAATATATGTCAGTTCTATTAGTGAAAATCATGCTGAacaagtttctttttttttgatattGTGAAAATCATGCTGAACAAATATTTTGTTCAAGAATTCAAATGTTTTATCTGGGTTGCATTCAACTTTTTTTACTTTATTGTTTAGAAAGAAGAACATATCAAAATAAGAAAAGCTACGCTAAGGTCACAGGAAGATAAGGCATTTAGGCTGAAGGAGTATGCCGTGGCATCAAAGGTTTATACTGAGGTAAGTGTTTGCACCTTACCAACGATGCCTTAGAATGTAGTCTATTCTGTTTACAAGCGTACCATTTAAAAAATGTTATTCGTTCTCTAAAAGCGTTGGAGATAACATTATCTTGGTCAGCAACTAGTTTTTTCTCTAATTTCCATCAGTTGAACAATACATTGTGTTTCGTATTAAGTAGCAAATATGATGCTGGAGTTTAATCTGTTTTGAAGTGGTTACGTGTTTTGATGCAGTTATGAGTAGAACCGGTAATGGACAAGCTAAAATCAATACCATCTCAGGGcccttttctaattaaaatgcTCCGAAGGACTCACATTTAAGTATTTGAAGTAGAATGGATGCAATTTTAATATGAAGTCCGTTTAGATTTTAGGGGTAATTGGGAGGACGGACGCAGCATGAAGTCCATCTAGATTGTAGGGCCAATTGGGAGTGTCATGTTGCTCTCTCTGACAAGCTTCAGTTAGCAGACTGGAACATGATGTGGTAATAGCATATCTGTAAACTTCTCTTCATCTTTTTAGAAGGCAGCAATGTACCATGCCACACGGTGTTGGTTAATCCATGTTTCTAGACAGATTATCTGTTATAATGTGGGCTGTCAGTGTACAGATAATGTTAAAATCTAGTGGAAAAGTTATTGTATAACCTGCCATCCTGTTGGAGATGCCCAAGAGGGCTTGGCCCAATAAGAACGTACTCGCCCATTAAGCAAGCATTATATATCTAATCACCGGTAAGAGAGGTGATTAATCCTAGGGCTAATCCACCTGCACCCTGAGGTGATTAATCCTAGGGCTAATCCACCTGCACCCTGCCGCACGCACTGCCTGGTGCGCTACTGCTGCTGTTGCCGCATGCACCTGCCTGGTGCGTTGCTGCAATCCTCCCTCCTGGATCAAAGGTTGATCGCGGGGATCTCCGGGTACTTGCCGTGGAGTGCTAACATGCTCCCATTCGCCGTCCCATCCCGTACGTGTGGACTGCCGCAGAGGTGTCACTCGGTTGCGCACTTCGTCAGATTGTACGATTACTTCCTCGACATCGATCGGATCGACCACTCGCGCTTCATTAAGACTTCCGCTGCGACGCGCGACGACCgaaggtataatctatgatcatctacTTGCAAGTGATCCTGTTTACGCGGTTATTTTtgtgtgctagcgagtagcataccGCGTTTCCTAACAGTGGTACCATGGCTGTGCTTGTGTTGTTTTGATCTAGAttaaaatttttgcatggttggtTGTAGATCAGATCGTTTTGTCGAATAGCGTTACGTGCGAATTGAACTGTTTTACTCTGTTCTTGGTTCCTCATTATGTGACTGGCTAACTAGCTGTCTTTACGACGGCGCACGAGCGTCGCGCGGCTGACCACAAGGTTGTGAGTTCGTGTAGCGAAGCAGTTGATACGCGGCGTGAATGGCTATGTCGGCTAGAACGCCATGTCTGTTAGCTTGCTGGCAGCATGCAGAAAATCTGTTCTATCCGTTATCGGCTGTCGGGACCGGAtggtgttttaaaaaaaaagggacgTGTTGCATCGTTGGTAGAAACACTTAACTCATTTTTCAGAGAATGATGTGATGGTATGATCTCgaaatcatgtgatgatctgAGTATAATAAATTCATGTGGCCTGTGTGTCACAAATTATCACAGCGGGGTTGAGGTTGTTCCTATTCGGCCTGTGTGCCACTCCTGTGATGtaatttattattttattttagctaCTAGCGTGTATTAGCTGAATTAGAGTATGTAATTCTTCGACACGAGTGAAGCGACTCGACGACCGTCGTACCTTGGAGAAGGCGCCCAAGATGCAATGTCTCGACGTAGGCGTGCGCACTGGCGGTCGTTGACATATGTTGATTTTCGTTGGACGAAGAAAGGGCATACTATCACAATAATTTGATTATCTGTGATGATTATTATTATGCACTGCCTGTGATGAGCATGATAAATCCCTCACGAAAAATTAAGATTTTATGCCCTTCCAACAGCTGCACCATTAGGGTCTTGTTAGTAGGTGATGGGTCTGCCAAAGCAGGGTGTCATCTTCTACATTGATCCATCGGGTGATGTTGGACACCACGGCATAGTGTTGGTTTGATTGACAGAGCTATCAAGTCGGACTTGGGCTTTGGGGCATAAGTGTTGGGAGCCTAGACATATGGTGTCGTCCAACAAACGAGAGTTGCATCGGATGCGATTGGCAAGTGTTGCCTACCTTGTTCACTATAATGCTAGCGGTGATGTCAAAGCTCACTAGTATCACAGGGAACGTTGGATCTCGTCCTGCTATGCAATGTCGGGGGATGTTCGCACAATATAGCAGGAATTCTTTCGTTAAAGTGTTAATAAAAAAAAGTGCTAACCATTGCATATCTTACTATTGCAGAAAATGTTGAGTGCATCAAATTTCAATCTGCGATCGATCCTAGATAGAGATAAGCTGAACGGAACAAACTTTGTTGATTGGAATCGGAACCTGAGAATTATTCTCAGACGAGAGGAAATAAAGTACATTCTCGATACGCCTTACCCCGCACACCACTAGTGCATATCGTGCTTATGTGAAGCATAATGATGATGCGGTGGATGTGCAGTGCCTTATGCTTGCTCGCATGAACTTTGAGCTACAGAAGCAATTTGAGAGCACTAACTtgtacgatatgatcgtggggTTACGTGGCATGTTCGAAAACCAGGCGAGGGTTAACAGGTTTAATACCTCAAAGACCCTGTTTGGTTGCAAGCTTGCTGAAGGTGCTCCAGTCAACCCTCATGTGATTAAGATGATTGGGTACATTGAGAGCTTGCAGAGACTAGGTTTTCCCCTCGATAATGATCTTGCCACCGATGTGATACTGCAGTCCCTTCCTGCTAGCTTTGAGCCGTTCATCCTGAATTATCACATGAATGATTTGAAGAAATTGCTGACCAAGTTGCATAGGATGCTTAAGGCAGCAGAGGCAAGTCTTAGGAAGACTTCTAGTCATGTGATGACAGTTCAGAAGGGTAAGAAGCGTAAGCGCCTAGCGAAGGCTAAGAAACTTGCCGAAAGTGGGACTTCCGGGCAGGCATCCAAGgccaaagaaaaacaaaagaaagctgGTGCCTCCCCTGACGATGCTTGCTTTCACTATGGTGCTAAGGGGTATTGGTCAAGGAATTGC is a genomic window containing:
- the LOC140221172 gene encoding uncharacterized protein produces the protein MTVNSNPLVHQVTEVKYSTPPNGAVIYRSLKCMKLLIKAGADVNGKGTAASPLVVATGHGGYNNFIRLLLKAGADPNIPDDLGKLPIELAAARDCREEVEILFPLTSPIPNVRNWSVDGIISGANLEKAKPMKEEHIKIRKATLRSQEDKAFRLKEYAVASKVYTEVIDCTGPDAILYSNRSLCKLKMGDGQGAQSDAYQCRMLRPNWAKACYRQATAHMLLKEYKQACDALLDAQKLDTGNEIEREIR